The Burkholderiales bacterium genome has a window encoding:
- a CDS encoding pyridoxal phosphate-dependent aminotransferase produces MSARPPHPLARRMSAIEPFHVMEILARAKALEAEGRSIVHMEVGEPDFPTPRPICEAGIRALEQGALYYTPALGLRELRERIAGFYRSRYGVDVPPERVIVTSGSSAALLLALGVLVDPDTQVLLADPGYPANRHFVRMFDGEPVNVPVGPDSNYQMTPALLERYWGSRTAAALVATPSNPTGTVIAPDDIRDMAQIARRGNGALLVDEIYHGLVYDGETRSALEASDEVFVINSFSKYFNMTGWRLGWIVAPEAYVREIDRLAQNAYLSAPAPAQYAALVAFEPGTLAILDERREAFRARRDYLVPALRKLGFVIPQTPQGAFYVYANCSALTSDSHRFALDLLENAGVAITPGIDFGTHRASEHVRFAYTNSIERLEEGVRRISGFLKARA; encoded by the coding sequence ATGTCTGCACGTCCGCCGCATCCGCTCGCCCGCCGCATGAGCGCCATCGAGCCTTTCCACGTGATGGAGATCCTCGCGCGCGCGAAGGCCCTGGAGGCCGAAGGGCGTTCGATCGTTCACATGGAAGTCGGGGAGCCCGATTTCCCGACGCCGCGGCCGATCTGCGAGGCGGGCATCCGCGCGCTGGAGCAAGGTGCGCTCTATTACACGCCGGCGCTCGGGCTGCGCGAGCTTCGCGAGCGCATCGCCGGCTTCTACCGCAGCCGCTACGGCGTCGACGTCCCGCCCGAACGCGTGATCGTCACGTCGGGCTCGTCCGCCGCGCTGCTGCTCGCGCTCGGCGTGCTGGTCGATCCGGATACCCAGGTGCTGCTCGCCGACCCGGGTTATCCCGCGAACCGCCACTTCGTGCGCATGTTCGACGGCGAGCCGGTGAACGTGCCTGTCGGTCCGGACAGCAATTACCAGATGACGCCCGCACTTCTCGAGCGCTACTGGGGCTCGCGCACCGCGGCGGCCCTCGTCGCCACGCCTTCGAACCCGACCGGCACGGTGATCGCGCCCGACGACATCCGCGACATGGCGCAGATCGCCCGCCGCGGGAACGGCGCGCTGCTCGTCGACGAGATCTATCACGGGCTCGTCTACGACGGCGAGACGCGCAGCGCGCTGGAGGCGAGCGACGAGGTGTTCGTCATCAACAGCTTCTCGAAGTATTTCAACATGACCGGCTGGCGCCTCGGCTGGATCGTGGCGCCGGAAGCGTACGTGAGGGAGATCGATCGGCTCGCGCAGAACGCCTATCTTTCCGCGCCCGCGCCGGCGCAGTACGCCGCGCTTGTCGCGTTCGAGCCCGGGACGCTGGCGATCCTCGACGAGCGGCGCGAAGCGTTCCGTGCGCGCCGCGACTATCTGGTGCCCGCGCTGCGCAAGCTCGGCTTCGTCATCCCGCAGACGCCGCAGGGCGCGTTCTACGTCTACGCCAACTGCTCGGCGCTGACGAGCGACAGCCACCGCTTCGCGCTCGACCTCCTGGAGAACGCCGGCGTCGCGATCACGCCGGGGATCGACTTCGGCACCCACCGCGCGAGCGAGCACGTGCGGTTCGCGTACACCAACTCGATCGAGCGGCTGGAGGAAGGGGTTCGGCGAATTTCGGGCTTTTTAAAAGCAAGAGCTTGA
- a CDS encoding Lrp/AsnC family transcriptional regulator — MDLDNTDWKILSRLQDEARISNVDLAKAVNLSPSPCLTRVRALEESGVIGRYVTLLDPLKLGLTVSVFIQVSLEKQMRNALDTFEASVLARDEVMECYLMTGDADYLIRVIVPDVQSLERFIVDYLAKIPGVASIKSSFALKQVKYKTALPLPSKRGK, encoded by the coding sequence ATGGACCTCGACAACACCGACTGGAAAATCCTCTCGCGGCTGCAGGACGAGGCGCGCATCTCGAACGTCGATCTGGCGAAGGCGGTGAATCTCTCGCCGTCGCCGTGCCTCACAAGAGTGCGCGCGCTGGAGGAGAGCGGCGTGATCGGCCGCTACGTGACGCTCCTCGATCCCTTGAAGCTCGGACTCACCGTGAGCGTTTTCATCCAGGTCAGCCTGGAGAAGCAGATGCGCAATGCGCTCGACACCTTCGAAGCGTCGGTGCTTGCGCGCGACGAGGTGATGGAGTGCTATCTGATGACCGGCGACGCGGACTATCTCATCCGCGTCATCGTGCCCGACGTGCAGTCGCTCGAGCGCTTCATCGTCGACTATCTCGCGAAGATACCGGGCGTCGCGAGCATCAAGTCGAGCTTCGCGCTGAAGCAGGTGAAGTACAAGACCGCGCTGCCGCTGCCGTCGAAACGCGGGAAGTGA
- the mdeB gene encoding alpha-ketoglutarate dehydrogenase has product MDLTDLTSSAYWRVLQQDSDAEETREWLEAFDTLVEREGRERATFILRKLLDRARTKRVALPPVLNTPYCNTIGLADQPQYPGNMEVEQRIGAIVRWNALAMVVRANRDHPELGGHIATYASIADLFEVGFNHFFRGGQDGDLVYFQPHAAPGVYARAFLEGRLTEEHLAHYRRETGGKGLPSYCHPYLMRDFWQFPNASMGIGPITSIYQARFMRYLENRGLLATEGRKVWAFVGDGEMDEPESLAGLSAAAREGLDNLIFVVNCNLQRLDGPVRGNGSIIQELEGLFAGAGWNVIKLLWGSDWDPLFARDEDNVIIRRLHETVDGEFQKYAATDGRFNREHFFNKYPELQALVSHLSDEDIDRLRRGGHDPLKIYAAYHAAVNHKGRPTVILAQTKKGYGMGHWGQGRMGAHQAKKLEDDALLAFRDRFALPLSDGDVHHLRFHKPADDSPEMRYLHAHRENLQGYVPARVHDAPALPVPALEAFSRILEGSNEREESTTMTFVKILSQLLRDPAIGKRIVPIVADEARTFGMQSLFRQVAIYASLGQLYTPEDSDELLYYKEAKDGQILEEGINEAAAMSSWIAAATSYSAHGMPMLPFYIFYSMFGFQRVGDFVWAAADSRARGFLIGATAGRTTLSGEGLQHEDGSSHLAAAAVPNCRAYDPCYGYELATIVQDGTRRMLDAREDVFYYITVMNENYAQGAMPEGAAEGILRGMYLLREARGKRREETGAVQLLGAGTILREVIAAAEILESEYDVAANVWSVTSFTELRRDGMDVERWNTLHADAKPRVSYVEQCLSPTKGPVVAASDYVRAVPDLVRTWVPRRYVALGTDGFGRSDTREALRRFFEVDRGAIVVSALKALADEERIAPSVVVDAVKRFGLEPESPNPWDA; this is encoded by the coding sequence ATGGACCTTACAGACCTCACCTCCTCCGCCTACTGGCGCGTGCTCCAGCAGGACAGCGACGCCGAAGAAACGCGTGAATGGCTGGAAGCTTTCGACACGCTGGTCGAGCGCGAAGGCCGCGAGCGCGCGACGTTCATCCTGCGGAAGCTGCTCGATCGCGCGCGAACGAAACGCGTGGCGCTGCCGCCGGTGCTGAACACGCCGTACTGCAACACCATCGGCCTCGCCGACCAGCCGCAGTATCCCGGCAACATGGAAGTCGAGCAGCGCATCGGCGCGATCGTGCGCTGGAACGCGCTCGCGATGGTGGTGCGCGCGAACCGCGACCATCCCGAGCTCGGCGGCCACATCGCGACGTACGCCTCGATCGCCGATCTCTTCGAAGTCGGCTTCAACCATTTCTTCCGCGGCGGGCAGGACGGCGATCTCGTGTACTTCCAGCCGCACGCGGCGCCGGGCGTTTACGCGCGGGCGTTCCTCGAAGGGCGGCTGACCGAAGAGCATCTCGCCCACTACCGCCGCGAGACCGGTGGCAAGGGATTGCCTTCCTACTGCCATCCGTACCTCATGCGCGACTTCTGGCAGTTCCCGAACGCCTCGATGGGCATCGGCCCGATCACCTCGATCTACCAGGCGCGCTTCATGCGCTACCTGGAGAACCGCGGGCTGCTCGCGACCGAAGGCCGCAAGGTCTGGGCGTTCGTCGGCGACGGCGAGATGGACGAGCCCGAATCGCTCGCGGGACTTTCCGCGGCGGCGCGCGAAGGCCTCGACAACCTCATCTTCGTCGTCAACTGCAACCTCCAGCGGCTCGACGGCCCGGTGCGCGGCAACGGCTCGATCATCCAGGAGCTCGAGGGGCTGTTCGCGGGCGCCGGCTGGAACGTGATCAAGCTCTTGTGGGGCTCGGACTGGGACCCGCTCTTCGCCCGCGACGAGGACAACGTGATCATCCGGCGCCTGCACGAGACCGTCGACGGCGAGTTCCAGAAATACGCCGCAACCGACGGGCGCTTCAACCGCGAGCATTTCTTCAACAAGTATCCCGAGCTGCAGGCGCTGGTCTCGCACCTTTCCGACGAAGACATCGACCGCCTGCGCCGCGGCGGCCACGATCCCCTCAAGATCTACGCGGCCTATCACGCGGCGGTGAACCACAAGGGCCGTCCGACGGTGATCCTCGCCCAGACCAAGAAGGGTTACGGCATGGGCCACTGGGGCCAGGGCCGGATGGGCGCGCACCAGGCGAAGAAGCTCGAGGACGACGCGCTCCTCGCGTTCCGCGACCGCTTCGCGCTGCCGCTTTCCGACGGCGACGTGCATCACCTGCGCTTCCACAAGCCGGCCGACGACAGCCCCGAGATGCGCTACCTGCACGCGCATCGCGAGAACCTCCAGGGCTACGTGCCGGCGCGCGTGCACGACGCGCCGGCGCTGCCGGTGCCCGCGCTCGAGGCGTTCTCGCGCATCCTCGAAGGCTCGAACGAGCGCGAGGAATCGACGACGATGACGTTCGTCAAGATTCTTTCTCAGCTCCTCAGGGACCCGGCGATCGGCAAGCGCATCGTGCCCATCGTCGCCGACGAAGCGCGCACGTTCGGCATGCAGTCGCTCTTCCGGCAGGTCGCGATCTACGCGTCGCTCGGCCAGCTCTACACGCCGGAGGACAGCGACGAGCTCCTCTACTACAAGGAAGCGAAGGACGGACAGATCCTCGAGGAAGGCATCAACGAAGCGGCCGCGATGTCGTCGTGGATCGCCGCCGCGACGTCGTACTCGGCGCACGGCATGCCGATGCTGCCGTTCTACATCTTCTATTCGATGTTCGGCTTCCAGCGCGTGGGCGATTTCGTGTGGGCCGCGGCCGACTCGCGCGCTCGAGGCTTTCTCATCGGCGCGACCGCCGGGCGCACGACGCTGTCGGGCGAAGGCCTGCAGCACGAGGACGGCTCCAGCCATCTCGCCGCCGCGGCAGTCCCCAACTGCCGCGCCTACGATCCGTGTTACGGCTACGAGCTCGCGACGATCGTGCAGGACGGCACGCGCCGGATGCTCGACGCGCGCGAGGACGTTTTCTATTACATCACCGTGATGAACGAGAATTACGCGCAGGGGGCGATGCCCGAAGGCGCGGCCGAGGGGATATTGCGCGGGATGTATTTGCTCCGAGAGGCGAGAGGAAAGAGGAGAGAGGAGACAGGGGCGGTGCAGCTGCTCGGTGCGGGCACGATCCTGAGAGAGGTCATCGCCGCCGCCGAGATACTCGAATCGGAATACGACGTCGCGGCGAACGTCTGGAGCGTGACGAGCTTCACCGAGCTGCGGCGCGACGGCATGGACGTCGAGCGCTGGAACACGCTGCACGCCGACGCGAAGCCGCGCGTGAGCTACGTCGAGCAGTGCCTGTCGCCGACGAAGGGGCCGGTCGTCGCGGCGAGCGATTATGTGCGCGCGGTGCCCGACCTCGTCCGCACGTGGGTGCCGCGCCGCTATGTCGCGCTCGGCACCGACGGTTTCGGCCGCAGCGACACGCGCGAAGCGCTGCGGCGCTTCTTCGAAGTCGATCGCGGCGCGATCGTGGTGTCGGCGCTCAAGGCGCTCGCGGACGAGGAGCGCATCGCGCCTTCGGTCGTGGTGGACGCCGTGAAGCGCTTCGGGCTCGAGCCGGAGAGCCCCAACCCCTGGGACGCGTAA
- a CDS encoding cupin domain-containing protein, with the protein MAVTFNEDDVEREPLADGAARRRLLTEARVAGTKILLDRVDLAPGASLAIGVASTDLAWLQILDGGASLNADDRTIALGASHIVFLPPGARASLTATAETALLYAQVPHAGRFDRDFDPAALSLRVVDWKREPVLDSQYDARKRVYVVTPKLFGTRAVKGEIILYPPDTEGANHHHEGAEHFMYVLRGSGTAYANESPIPVRKGDLIYYGDRERHYLHSEGAEEMAFVEFFVPGEYKTVWAEGAPVCTWNPTGRDLEGRTPARQIRGHSSAAAVPADV; encoded by the coding sequence ATGGCCGTCACGTTCAACGAGGACGACGTCGAACGCGAGCCGCTCGCCGACGGCGCCGCGCGCCGCAGGCTGCTGACCGAAGCGCGCGTGGCCGGCACCAAGATCCTGCTCGACCGCGTCGATCTCGCGCCGGGCGCCTCGCTCGCGATCGGCGTCGCGTCCACCGACCTCGCGTGGCTCCAGATCCTCGACGGCGGCGCGTCGCTCAACGCGGACGACCGCACCATCGCGCTCGGCGCATCGCACATCGTCTTTCTGCCGCCGGGCGCTCGCGCTTCGCTGACGGCGACCGCGGAAACCGCGCTGCTCTATGCGCAGGTTCCTCACGCCGGCCGCTTCGACCGCGACTTCGATCCCGCCGCGCTCTCGTTGCGCGTCGTCGACTGGAAGCGCGAGCCGGTGCTCGATTCGCAGTACGACGCGAGGAAGCGTGTCTACGTCGTCACGCCGAAGCTCTTCGGCACGCGCGCGGTCAAGGGCGAGATCATCCTCTATCCGCCGGACACCGAAGGCGCGAACCATCACCACGAAGGCGCGGAGCACTTCATGTACGTGCTCCGGGGGAGCGGCACGGCGTACGCGAACGAGTCGCCGATTCCGGTGCGCAAGGGCGACCTCATCTATTACGGCGACCGCGAGCGGCACTACCTGCACAGCGAAGGCGCCGAGGAGATGGCCTTCGTCGAGTTCTTCGTGCCCGGCGAATACAAGACGGTGTGGGCCGAAGGCGCGCCGGTGTGCACCTGGAACCCGACGGGTCGCGACCTCGAAGGCCGCACGCCGGCGAGACAGATCAGGGGACACAGCTCGGCGGCCGCGGTGCCGGCCGACGTTTAA
- a CDS encoding carbon-nitrogen hydrolase family protein: MTTFKAALLQMQTGNDIEANLDAVKSMAREAAAGGARFVMLPEYALMMDGSGRNMRDNALPADGGPVLLQLRALARELKVWLLVGSLTLKTDDGRMTNRSLLLSDSGELVASYDKIHMFDATLPDGKVIRESSAYCPGDRAVVADTPWGKLGLTVCYDLRFPQLYRALAQAGARYLTVPSSFQRATGKDHWHPLLQARAIENACFVFAPAMCGEHPGNRSTYGHSLVVDPWGKILADGGESPGIVYADIDPARVDKVRGMLPCLTHDVAFQAPS; this comes from the coding sequence GTGACGACGTTCAAGGCCGCCCTCCTGCAGATGCAGACGGGCAACGATATCGAAGCGAACCTCGATGCCGTGAAGAGCATGGCCCGCGAAGCCGCCGCCGGCGGCGCGCGCTTCGTCATGCTGCCGGAGTACGCGCTGATGATGGACGGCAGCGGGCGCAACATGCGCGACAACGCGCTGCCCGCCGACGGCGGCCCGGTACTCCTGCAACTGCGGGCGCTCGCCCGGGAGCTGAAGGTCTGGCTGCTCGTCGGCTCGCTCACGCTCAAGACCGACGACGGCCGCATGACCAACCGCTCGCTGCTCCTGTCCGACTCGGGCGAGCTCGTGGCGTCGTACGACAAGATCCACATGTTCGACGCGACGTTGCCCGACGGCAAGGTGATCAGGGAGTCGTCGGCGTACTGCCCCGGCGACCGCGCGGTGGTGGCGGACACGCCGTGGGGCAAGCTGGGACTCACGGTGTGCTACGACCTGCGCTTTCCGCAGCTCTACCGCGCGCTCGCGCAGGCCGGCGCGCGTTATCTCACGGTGCCCTCGTCGTTCCAGCGCGCCACCGGCAAGGACCACTGGCACCCGCTGCTCCAGGCGCGCGCGATCGAGAACGCGTGCTTCGTCTTCGCGCCCGCGATGTGCGGCGAGCACCCGGGCAACCGCTCGACGTACGGGCACAGTCTCGTGGTCGATCCGTGGGGAAAGATTCTCGCCGACGGTGGAGAATCTCCCGGCATCGTGTACGCCGACATCGATCCGGCACGAGTGGACAAGGTGCGCGGGATGCTGCCGTGTCTTACTCACGACGTCGCCTTTCAGGCGCCGTCGTGA
- a CDS encoding VTT domain-containing protein: MDSNRTDAAAAGLLVPGRNCWRIDRAKRLGFLIDGANYFSALRASIARATRSVFIVGWDIDSRIRLVPDGANDGFPEELGDFLNEVVKRNRGLRMYVLSWDFAMVFAMDREWMPIYKLDWRTHRRLSFRLDDKHPTGASHHQKIVVVDDAVAFVGGLDLTHCRWDTSEHGCENAHRCDPDGKPYRPYHDVQAIVDGGPAQALGELARDRWQRATGRNPRSLDDKPDNDPWPPGLEPDLTDVDVAVARTDPGFVTGKPIEEIRHLYVDSVGAAQRSMYLENQYFSSSVVGAALAARVKSPDSPDILVVSRRTEEGWLEERTMGVLRSRLHKQLQAADAGGHYGLYYPYVPNLQLPNVLNVHSKVLIVDDELASVGSANFSNRSMGFDTECNIAIEAKGDERVRKAIAGLRNRLLGEHLGVEPAAVAAETARQDGSLIRTVRALHRPGERTLEPINPEVPDDIDALVPASAVVDPERPMEPDELVKDFVPATERKPVAGRVRRVALALIMLAALAALWRWTPLRELVSLRALILIARSLDASPVAPLAVLAAYVVAGVLVIPVTVLIIATGVVFGPLLGGFYALAGALLSAAVTYWIGRKLGRNTVRHLAGRRLNRITRRLARKGALAIALLRLLPVAPYSIVNAVVGASHIRLRDFLLGTAFGMAPGIAVTVIFVDRVSAAVTDPGLVTYAGAIGMAAVVAAAAYYVHHRFAAPPPGKA; encoded by the coding sequence ATGGATTCGAATAGAACAGACGCTGCCGCCGCCGGCCTTCTCGTCCCCGGCCGCAACTGCTGGCGCATCGACCGCGCGAAGCGGCTCGGTTTCCTCATCGACGGCGCGAATTACTTCAGCGCGCTGCGCGCCTCGATCGCGCGCGCCACGCGCAGCGTGTTCATCGTCGGCTGGGACATCGACAGCCGCATACGCCTCGTGCCCGACGGCGCGAACGACGGCTTTCCCGAAGAGCTCGGCGACTTCCTGAACGAGGTGGTGAAGCGCAACCGCGGTTTGCGCATGTACGTGCTGTCGTGGGACTTCGCGATGGTGTTCGCGATGGACCGCGAGTGGATGCCGATCTACAAGCTCGACTGGCGCACCCACCGCAGGCTCTCGTTCAGGCTCGACGACAAGCACCCGACCGGCGCTTCGCACCACCAGAAGATCGTCGTTGTGGACGACGCGGTCGCTTTCGTCGGGGGCCTCGACCTCACGCACTGCCGCTGGGACACCTCCGAGCACGGCTGCGAGAACGCGCATCGCTGCGATCCGGACGGCAAGCCGTACCGGCCGTATCACGACGTGCAGGCCATCGTCGACGGCGGCCCGGCGCAGGCGCTGGGCGAGCTCGCGCGCGACCGCTGGCAGCGCGCGACCGGGCGCAATCCGCGATCGCTCGACGACAAACCCGACAACGATCCGTGGCCGCCGGGGCTCGAGCCCGACCTGACCGACGTCGACGTCGCGGTCGCACGCACCGATCCGGGCTTCGTCACGGGCAAGCCCATCGAGGAGATCCGCCACCTCTACGTCGATTCGGTCGGCGCGGCGCAGCGCTCGATGTACCTCGAGAACCAGTATTTCAGCTCGAGCGTCGTCGGTGCCGCGCTCGCCGCGCGCGTCAAGTCGCCCGACTCGCCCGACATCCTCGTCGTGTCGCGCCGCACCGAGGAAGGCTGGCTCGAGGAGCGCACGATGGGCGTGCTGCGCTCGCGGCTGCACAAGCAGCTCCAGGCCGCGGACGCGGGCGGGCACTACGGCCTCTACTACCCGTACGTGCCCAACCTCCAGCTTCCCAACGTGCTCAACGTGCACAGCAAGGTGCTGATCGTCGACGACGAGCTCGCCAGCGTGGGCTCGGCGAACTTCAGCAACCGCTCGATGGGTTTCGACACCGAGTGCAACATCGCGATCGAGGCGAAGGGCGACGAGCGCGTGCGCAAGGCGATCGCGGGCTTGCGCAACCGCCTGCTCGGCGAGCACCTCGGCGTCGAGCCCGCGGCCGTGGCCGCGGAAACCGCGCGCCAGGACGGCAGTCTGATCCGAACGGTACGAGCGCTGCATCGCCCCGGGGAGCGGACGCTGGAGCCGATCAACCCGGAAGTGCCGGACGACATCGACGCGCTCGTGCCCGCCAGTGCGGTCGTCGATCCGGAGCGCCCCATGGAGCCCGACGAGCTCGTAAAGGATTTCGTGCCCGCGACCGAGCGCAAACCGGTCGCCGGCCGCGTGCGCCGTGTCGCGCTCGCGCTCATCATGCTCGCCGCCCTCGCCGCGCTGTGGCGCTGGACGCCGCTGCGCGAGCTCGTCTCGCTGCGGGCGCTCATCCTGATCGCGCGCAGCCTCGACGCGTCGCCGGTCGCGCCGCTGGCGGTGCTCGCCGCCTATGTCGTCGCCGGCGTGCTGGTGATCCCGGTGACGGTGCTCATCATCGCGACCGGCGTCGTCTTCGGGCCGCTGCTCGGCGGCTTCTACGCGCTCGCCGGCGCGCTGCTCTCGGCGGCAGTGACGTACTGGATAGGCCGCAAGCTCGGACGCAACACCGTGCGCCATCTCGCCGGGCGCAGGCTCAATCGCATCACGCGCAGGCTCGCGCGCAAGGGCGCGCTCGCGATCGCCCTCCTGCGCCTGCTGCCCGTGGCGCCGTATTCGATCGTCAACGCGGTGGTCGGCGCCTCGCACATACGGCTGCGCGACTTCCTCCTCGGCACCGCGTTCGGCATGGCGCCGGGCATCGCGGTGACGGTGATCTTCGTCGATCGCGTCAGTGCCGCGGTGACCGATCCCGGGCTCGTGACGTACGCCGGCGCGATCGGCATGGCCGCGGTGGTCGCTGCGGCCGCGTACTACGTCCACCACCGTTTCGCGGCGCCGCCGCCCGGCAAGGCATGA
- a CDS encoding endonuclease/exonuclease/phosphatase family protein produces MARAGIRVASYNTHGGVGRDGHFVPKRIADVLKELDADIIALQEVESRATGFDMLRYLGDEIGFEAIAGPTLLRNGADYGNGLLTRFKVKTMQRINLCVERCEPRGAIDVELDCGGTPMRVLATHLGLRPYERREQIQRLLRVLESDKPLPTILMGDINEWFLWGRPLRWMHKHFEQTPSPPTFPARLPVFALDRVWVKPRKLLRNMTVHVSKLAKIASDHLPLTAELDLECGGDTKALEAAMTANVAETP; encoded by the coding sequence GTGGCGCGTGCAGGCATCAGGGTCGCGTCCTACAACACCCACGGCGGCGTGGGCCGCGACGGCCACTTCGTGCCCAAGCGCATCGCCGACGTGCTGAAGGAGCTCGACGCCGACATCATCGCGCTGCAGGAAGTCGAGTCGCGTGCGACCGGCTTCGACATGCTCCGGTATCTCGGCGACGAGATCGGCTTCGAAGCGATCGCCGGCCCGACGCTCTTACGCAACGGCGCCGATTACGGCAACGGGCTGCTGACGCGCTTCAAGGTGAAGACGATGCAGCGGATCAACCTCTGCGTCGAGCGCTGCGAGCCGCGCGGCGCGATCGACGTCGAGCTCGACTGCGGCGGGACGCCGATGCGCGTGCTCGCGACGCATCTGGGACTGCGCCCCTACGAACGTCGCGAGCAGATCCAGCGCCTGTTACGCGTCCTCGAAAGCGACAAGCCGCTGCCGACCATCCTCATGGGCGACATCAACGAGTGGTTCCTGTGGGGCAGGCCGCTGCGCTGGATGCACAAGCACTTCGAGCAGACGCCATCGCCGCCGACGTTTCCCGCGCGGCTGCCGGTGTTCGCGCTCGACCGCGTGTGGGTCAAACCGCGCAAGCTGCTCCGGAACATGACGGTGCACGTCTCAAAGCTGGCGAAGATCGCGTCGGATCACCTGCCGCTGACGGCGGAGCTCGATCTGGAATGCGGCGGGGATACGAAAGCGCTCGAAGCGGCAATGACGGCGAACGTCGCGGAGACGCCGTAG
- a CDS encoding nitrile hydratase accessory protein → MSRFDPTFDAAAAREAAAAVPGLPHDKQGPVFCEPWEAQAFAMALALHRRGLFTWSEWAAALGEEIKRAQRAGDPDTGETYYRHWLATLERLVAEKGVATSETLGRYRDAWDRAADRTPHGAPIELKPEDFAKP, encoded by the coding sequence TTGAGCCGATTTGATCCCACCTTCGATGCCGCCGCGGCACGCGAGGCTGCGGCGGCCGTGCCCGGGTTGCCGCACGACAAACAGGGACCGGTGTTCTGCGAGCCGTGGGAAGCGCAAGCTTTTGCGATGGCGCTCGCCCTGCATCGGCGCGGCCTTTTCACGTGGAGCGAGTGGGCCGCCGCGCTGGGCGAGGAGATCAAGCGCGCGCAGCGCGCCGGCGATCCGGATACCGGCGAGACCTACTATCGGCACTGGCTCGCGACGCTCGAGCGGTTGGTCGCGGAGAAAGGCGTGGCGACTTCTGAAACGCTGGGCCGTTACCGCGATGCGTGGGATCGCGCCGCCGATCGCACGCCGCACGGCGCGCCGATCGAGTTGAAGCCGGAGGATTTCGCAAAGCCGTGA
- the nthB gene encoding nitrile hydratase subunit beta, with protein MNGVHDMGGMHGFGKVEPDADDRAFHAEWEARVLAMQRAIRAARAWNIDMSRDAIERTPAKRYLAASYYERWLMGMERCVVEKGLIDPDELAAGHALRPGKVAARAMTKDDIGQTYTRGSFYRPPNHEARFKPGDRVRARNINPATHTRLPRYVRGHEGVVEAVRGCHVFPDAVTTGRGEDPQWLYTVVFDGRRIWGPGSDPTLTVSVEAFEPYLEPI; from the coding sequence ATGAACGGCGTGCACGACATGGGCGGCATGCACGGCTTCGGCAAAGTCGAGCCCGATGCCGACGATCGGGCGTTCCATGCCGAGTGGGAAGCGAGGGTGCTCGCGATGCAGCGGGCCATCCGCGCCGCGCGCGCGTGGAACATCGACATGTCGCGCGACGCGATCGAACGCACGCCCGCGAAACGCTACCTGGCTGCGTCGTACTACGAGCGCTGGCTGATGGGCATGGAGCGGTGCGTGGTCGAGAAGGGACTGATCGATCCGGACGAGCTCGCCGCAGGCCACGCCTTGCGTCCGGGCAAGGTCGCCGCGCGCGCGATGACGAAGGACGACATCGGCCAGACCTACACGCGCGGCTCGTTCTACCGCCCGCCGAATCACGAAGCCCGCTTCAAGCCCGGCGATCGCGTGCGCGCGAGGAACATCAACCCGGCTACGCACACCCGGCTGCCGCGGTACGTGCGCGGCCACGAGGGCGTCGTCGAAGCGGTGCGCGGCTGCCACGTTTTCCCCGATGCGGTGACCACAGGCCGCGGCGAGGATCCGCAGTGGCTCTATACCGTGGTGTTCGACGGCCGCCGCATCTGGGGCCCGGGCAGCGATCCTACGCTGACCGTCTCGGTCGAAGCCTTCGAGCCGTACCTTGAGCCGATTTGA